The following proteins are encoded in a genomic region of Victivallis lenta:
- a CDS encoding sodium:solute symporter family protein: MNFTALDYSFLAIVLMVLLGITVYSRRYVRGVTDFLAADRLAGRYLLTVAGGFYGTVGLVANWEMIYATGLPPQWWGMMNLPIGLFLALTGFIVYRFRQTRALTLAQFFEERYSRRFRCYAGILCWASGILNFGVFPFVTGNLIVFFLGLPPEFVFLGVTLKTFWVTMFCYLAFATYIACAGGQITIMITDFLQGAMLMLIFAVLVIYLLGIYSWEEIVSGLMLGGADGESSMINPFAGSSNKDFDIWYFLIGLFGAIYNTRSWQGNSGYNAAARTPHEAVVAGVIGNWRMIVSTICIILIPLAAFAVLHLPEYAATAEPIRNAIDNLGDPVLKTQMTVPLFLKYTLPSGLLGLFAAVIFGCAISCDDTYVHAWGSIFIQDVVLPIRKRPFKTPGNHLLALRLSIVGVALFGFIFSILFPMKGYIFMFFALTGAIYLGGAGAVIIGGLYWKRGTTAAAWCALSVGTAIGFGGICIQQAWPALLGSLMRSWPDWEILQSFPEEFPVNGQWIYFYAMIASTVCYIAVSLLGPRRVFNLDRLLHRGQYVVAADQVGGAGGNRQDVRGDKERFSLKRFLGITSEFTRFERFIFYGTFAWLMGWWLVFVAGVAVNFIQPLSDRFWSGFWYVYILLSVGLGILCTIWIFAGGLRDALQLFRDLRTSRNDCRDDGFVRQNEESAE, from the coding sequence ATGAATTTTACGGCTCTGGATTACTCCTTTCTGGCGATCGTTTTAATGGTCCTGCTGGGAATTACGGTTTACAGCAGGCGCTACGTGCGTGGCGTGACCGATTTTCTGGCCGCCGACCGGCTGGCGGGGCGTTATCTGCTGACCGTGGCCGGCGGCTTCTATGGAACGGTCGGGCTCGTGGCGAACTGGGAGATGATCTATGCGACCGGCTTGCCGCCGCAATGGTGGGGGATGATGAATCTGCCGATCGGATTGTTTCTGGCCCTGACCGGATTTATCGTGTACCGGTTCCGGCAGACACGGGCGTTGACGCTGGCGCAGTTCTTTGAAGAACGCTACAGCCGCAGGTTCCGCTGCTATGCCGGAATTCTCTGCTGGGCTTCCGGAATACTCAACTTCGGCGTGTTTCCGTTTGTCACCGGGAATCTGATTGTTTTCTTTTTAGGCCTGCCGCCGGAATTCGTATTTCTGGGCGTCACGCTTAAGACCTTCTGGGTGACGATGTTCTGTTATCTGGCCTTCGCCACGTACATCGCCTGCGCCGGCGGGCAGATCACAATCATGATTACCGATTTTCTGCAGGGCGCAATGCTGATGCTGATCTTTGCGGTGCTGGTAATCTACCTGTTGGGAATTTACAGTTGGGAAGAGATTGTCTCCGGGCTGATGCTGGGCGGGGCCGATGGCGAATCCTCGATGATCAACCCCTTTGCCGGGAGTTCAAATAAGGATTTTGACATCTGGTATTTCCTGATCGGCCTGTTCGGCGCGATTTACAACACCAGGAGCTGGCAGGGCAATTCCGGGTACAATGCCGCGGCCAGGACTCCGCACGAAGCGGTGGTCGCCGGAGTGATCGGCAATTGGCGGATGATCGTTTCGACGATCTGCATTATCCTGATTCCGCTGGCGGCCTTCGCGGTGCTGCATCTTCCTGAATATGCGGCGACAGCGGAACCGATTCGGAATGCGATCGACAATCTCGGGGATCCGGTGCTGAAAACGCAGATGACGGTGCCCCTGTTTCTCAAATATACGCTGCCAAGCGGTCTGCTCGGCCTGTTTGCCGCAGTGATTTTCGGCTGTGCGATTTCGTGTGATGACACTTACGTGCATGCGTGGGGATCGATTTTCATTCAGGATGTGGTGCTGCCGATTCGCAAAAGGCCGTTCAAAACTCCCGGAAACCATCTTCTGGCTTTACGCCTGTCGATTGTCGGGGTGGCGCTGTTCGGATTCATCTTCAGCATTCTGTTTCCGATGAAGGGTTATATCTTCATGTTCTTCGCGCTGACCGGGGCGATTTATCTCGGCGGCGCCGGAGCGGTGATTATTGGCGGACTCTATTGGAAGCGCGGTACGACGGCGGCGGCGTGGTGCGCGTTGTCGGTGGGCACGGCGATCGGTTTTGGCGGAATCTGTATTCAGCAGGCGTGGCCCGCGCTGCTGGGAAGCCTGATGCGGAGCTGGCCGGATTGGGAGATATTGCAGAGTTTCCCGGAAGAGTTTCCGGTCAATGGCCAATGGATCTATTTTTATGCGATGATTGCTTCGACGGTCTGCTATATCGCAGTGTCGCTGCTGGGACCGCGCCGGGTATTCAATCTGGATCGTCTGCTGCACCGGGGGCAATATGTCGTTGCCGCGGATCAGGTCGGCGGCGCCGGTGGAAACCGTCAGGATGTCAGGGGAGACAAAGAACGCTTTTCCCTGAAACGATTTCTGGGCATCACTTCTGAATTCACACGCTTCGAACGGTTTATCTTTTACGGAACCTTTGCCTGGCTGATGGGCTGGTGGCTGGTCTTTGTCGCCGGGGTTGCCGTCAATTTCATACAGCCGCTGAGCGATCGTTTCTGGAGCGGTTTCTGGTATGTGTATATTCTGCTTTCGGTCGGTTTGGGCATTCTCTGCACGATATGGATTTTTGCCGGCGGTCTGCGCGATGCCCTTCAGCTGTTCCGGGATCTGCGGACCAGCCGGAACGATTGCCGGGACGACGGCTTTGTGCGGCAGAATGAGGAATCGGCGGAATAA
- a CDS encoding DUF6259 domain-containing protein has product MKKIICSLAMAVLNMTVVVRPAAAELQFGNPELLLRFQDAAGGFGLLEMTNKRDGGSFVSQNPAHAALWLVRLSRAGRVDDQTASFYTDTGVLVTERVNPLAGMVSIDSNAPARRSFRRYNREDGAAVLELIWDDIAVDGEKSALKAVASFETGPAGGSVLGRLRVEVKSRKYALESSAFPHIGPMSEAGTYHLLLPRLTYGGQFFRNNKQDFSLLYPSIIAQESCMAMLRPDAGGIYWAFHDAGAAAKGITVGAALSATVEAAAANSGVTGRSRTIDYCWEISPIRDEWGAAELYLNRAQHQPWLQKGLLRDRTDLPEHYRDIELWVNISGSPAEMKAAYDRVREEVGDARVAVHWYNWNIYPFDTNYPEYFPALEGSEKVIREITANGDFVVPYINGHCWDPQLPSYRTEGIRAAVKKRSGEIALEKYGPVNLLAPVCPTSPEFQRRIQETCRKLVAMGVNGIYLDQIGQLSPMSCFDATHGHELGNGDYWTGGYRSMLGKIMEEHAGKIFLATENAAEPYIDTISSFLVWTEITGDDFPLLPQIYNRYAFYYGALSFPEDSMQSFAAAQKRCLLWGYQPGWMGWLHGQAPDKRSPGHAEKIAYLNQVIALRREIKACLLDGALVHDVKILSENPAVQIKWFRMNGEEHDEPVLSGAVWRNEKRDGAVVVLANLDTHERIGSIEIDPQLYGLKVMPSVYRQLRGNLHGALNKNGKSVIEVPVPALGFALLELSAK; this is encoded by the coding sequence ATGAAAAAAATCATTTGTTCACTCGCAATGGCGGTGCTGAATATGACTGTCGTTGTCCGGCCTGCGGCGGCGGAGCTGCAATTCGGCAACCCGGAGCTGCTGCTGCGCTTTCAGGACGCCGCCGGCGGCTTCGGCCTGCTGGAGATGACCAACAAGCGCGACGGCGGCAGCTTTGTTTCGCAGAATCCGGCACATGCGGCGCTGTGGCTCGTGCGCCTCTCCCGGGCGGGCCGGGTGGACGATCAGACCGCCAGTTTCTATACCGATACCGGGGTGCTCGTTACCGAGCGTGTCAATCCGCTTGCCGGAATGGTGTCGATCGACAGCAATGCTCCGGCGCGCAGAAGCTTTCGCCGCTATAACCGGGAAGATGGCGCCGCCGTGCTGGAATTGATATGGGATGATATTGCCGTTGACGGTGAAAAATCCGCGCTGAAAGCAGTTGCCTCTTTTGAAACGGGTCCGGCCGGAGGTTCGGTTCTGGGGCGCCTGCGGGTTGAGGTCAAGTCGCGGAAATATGCTTTGGAGAGTTCCGCGTTTCCCCATATCGGGCCGATGAGCGAAGCCGGGACCTATCATCTGCTGCTGCCGCGCCTGACTTACGGCGGGCAGTTTTTCCGGAATAACAAACAGGATTTCTCCCTGCTCTATCCGTCGATCATCGCACAGGAAAGCTGTATGGCGATGCTGCGCCCGGATGCCGGCGGCATCTACTGGGCGTTCCACGATGCCGGAGCCGCCGCCAAGGGGATTACCGTTGGAGCAGCGCTTTCCGCGACGGTGGAAGCTGCCGCTGCGAATTCCGGCGTGACCGGCAGGAGCCGGACCATCGACTATTGCTGGGAAATTTCACCGATCCGCGACGAGTGGGGAGCGGCGGAACTCTACTTGAACAGGGCGCAGCATCAGCCGTGGCTGCAAAAGGGGCTGTTGCGGGACCGGACCGATTTGCCGGAGCATTACCGTGATATCGAATTGTGGGTCAATATTTCCGGCTCGCCGGCGGAGATGAAGGCGGCTTATGACCGGGTCAGGGAAGAGGTCGGTGATGCACGTGTGGCCGTGCATTGGTACAATTGGAATATTTATCCCTTCGATACCAATTATCCGGAATATTTTCCGGCTCTGGAGGGGAGCGAAAAGGTGATCCGCGAAATCACTGCCAACGGCGATTTCGTGGTGCCGTACATCAACGGCCATTGCTGGGACCCTCAATTGCCGAGCTATCGGACCGAGGGCATTCGGGCGGCGGTCAAAAAGCGTTCCGGCGAAATAGCGCTGGAGAAATACGGCCCCGTTAATTTGCTCGCTCCGGTTTGTCCGACTTCACCGGAATTTCAGCGCCGGATTCAGGAGACCTGCCGGAAACTCGTCGCAATGGGGGTCAACGGCATATACCTGGACCAGATCGGCCAGCTCTCGCCGATGTCCTGCTTTGACGCAACGCATGGACATGAGCTCGGCAATGGGGATTACTGGACCGGGGGATATCGCAGCATGCTCGGCAAAATCATGGAAGAACATGCCGGCAAGATCTTTCTGGCCACGGAAAACGCCGCCGAACCCTATATTGATACAATATCGAGCTTTCTGGTATGGACGGAAATTACCGGCGATGACTTCCCGCTGCTGCCGCAAATTTACAACCGGTATGCTTTCTACTACGGAGCGCTTTCGTTCCCGGAGGATTCCATGCAGAGTTTTGCCGCGGCCCAGAAGCGCTGTTTGCTCTGGGGCTATCAGCCGGGGTGGATGGGGTGGCTGCACGGTCAGGCTCCGGATAAGCGGAGTCCCGGTCATGCGGAGAAGATCGCCTATCTGAATCAGGTAATTGCGCTGCGCCGCGAAATCAAAGCCTGTCTGCTCGACGGGGCGCTGGTGCATGATGTGAAAATTCTGTCGGAAAACCCGGCGGTACAGATCAAATGGTTCCGCATGAATGGCGAAGAGCATGACGAACCGGTGCTTTCCGGTGCGGTCTGGCGCAATGAGAAACGTGACGGAGCCGTAGTGGTTCTCGCGAATCTCGACACGCATGAGCGCATCGGCAGCATCGAAATCGATCCGCAGCTCTATGGCCTGAAGGTGATGCCGAGCGTCTATCGCCAGCTCAGGGGAAATTTACACGGCGCCTTGAACAAAAACGGCAAAAGTGTGATCGAAGTGCCGGTGCCGGCCCTGGGCTTTGCGCTGCTGGAACTCTCGGCGAAGTAG
- a CDS encoding helix-turn-helix domain-containing protein translates to MRQHLHNYQNCRYHEMTASGLARHKTFSCGLNILYSNIGRNTRQQSEQLRFFEYYSLAHLYRGSGIFLIPGGKPIELHAGDAILIAPGFLHYYGPCHDKAGFEEDNICFFGELPDFLFANGYLQSRIFSQGTTRILEPVHSRLNSGDLLEQLHGVLDFQALLLGLAAEHGSPQQIERRSPIERLLYGIWQNPSHWWTVEEMAQFCQLDRERFRNAFRAHTGSLPKAYVDNFKIDLARHWLETFDWTIEHISRNLGYTDKFHFSRRFKNLTGLAPDHFRRKVREKQAATPPESE, encoded by the coding sequence ATGAGACAGCACCTGCACAATTATCAGAATTGCCGCTATCACGAAATGACCGCCTCCGGGCTGGCAAGGCACAAGACCTTCAGCTGCGGTTTGAACATTCTTTATTCCAATATCGGGCGCAATACCCGGCAGCAATCGGAGCAGCTGCGTTTTTTCGAATATTACAGCCTTGCCCATTTGTATCGCGGCTCCGGAATTTTTCTGATTCCGGGGGGCAAGCCGATCGAACTGCACGCCGGCGATGCGATTCTAATTGCGCCCGGTTTCCTGCATTATTACGGCCCCTGTCATGACAAGGCGGGTTTTGAAGAAGACAACATCTGCTTTTTCGGGGAATTGCCGGATTTTCTGTTTGCCAACGGCTACTTGCAGAGCCGGATTTTTTCGCAGGGGACAACCCGGATTCTGGAGCCGGTCCACTCTCGGCTGAATTCCGGCGATCTTCTGGAACAGCTGCACGGAGTGCTTGACTTTCAGGCGCTGCTTCTGGGTCTTGCCGCCGAACACGGTTCGCCGCAGCAAATCGAACGGCGCTCCCCGATCGAACGATTGCTGTATGGAATCTGGCAGAATCCGAGCCACTGGTGGACAGTGGAAGAGATGGCGCAATTCTGCCAGCTTGACCGCGAAAGGTTCCGCAACGCCTTTCGCGCCCACACCGGGTCCCTGCCCAAAGCCTATGTGGACAACTTCAAGATTGACCTGGCCAGGCATTGGCTCGAAACATTCGACTGGACCATTGAACACATCAGCCGCAATCTGGGGTATACGGATAAATTCCATTTCAGCCGCCGCTTCAAAAATCTGACCGGCCTTGCTCCGGATCACTTCCGGCGCAAAGTGCGGGAGAAGCAGGCGGCCACCCCGCCGGAATCCGAATAA
- a CDS encoding LacI family DNA-binding transcriptional regulator produces MKEKATAGIKLADVARYAGTSASTVSRVLNNQPGISEATRAIVLEALRAIGYNPEATGSVAPVRDSRTRIDILICPLAEQKNPMELNYYGAMLKGIRQATDSSKINLKMTIFTGEAETLPKSENTAGVLLLETPSEDLRRYLNEAKIPFVILSNNTGTYSEDLVSVDKFGESLRLCGYLAGIGIRRLGLLLPRIDLIYCEGFRCGMARHGLPIADSDIHLTKNTDLSHYVAPVHRMLEEGNLPEALVVASYAAADFCTEMFRMKKIRVPEDIRLVAFTDEEGEDNPNYITMRFDSVEMGRLAMERLLRKIGQPERKPHHIIVPMRFSMKQDKEKR; encoded by the coding sequence ATGAAAGAAAAAGCAACTGCCGGAATCAAACTCGCCGACGTCGCCCGCTACGCGGGGACCTCCGCATCAACCGTTTCCCGGGTGCTGAACAACCAGCCGGGAATCAGCGAAGCGACCCGCGCCATCGTTCTGGAAGCACTGCGCGCCATCGGCTACAACCCGGAGGCGACCGGTTCCGTCGCGCCGGTCCGGGACAGCCGGACAAGGATCGATATCCTCATCTGCCCCCTGGCGGAACAAAAAAATCCGATGGAATTAAACTATTACGGCGCAATGCTCAAAGGAATCCGCCAGGCGACCGACTCATCGAAAATCAACCTGAAGATGACGATTTTCACGGGCGAAGCGGAAACGCTTCCCAAAAGCGAAAATACCGCGGGCGTCCTGCTGCTCGAGACCCCTTCCGAAGATTTACGCCGATATTTGAATGAGGCGAAGATTCCGTTCGTGATTCTTTCCAATAACACCGGGACTTACAGCGAAGACCTGGTCTCGGTCGATAAATTCGGCGAGAGCCTTCGTCTCTGCGGCTACCTGGCCGGAATCGGCATCCGCCGACTCGGACTGCTGCTTCCCCGGATCGACCTGATCTACTGCGAGGGATTCCGCTGCGGGATGGCGCGGCACGGCCTGCCCATCGCCGATTCCGACATTCATCTGACGAAAAATACCGATCTTTCGCACTATGTGGCCCCAGTTCACCGGATGCTGGAGGAAGGAAATCTGCCGGAGGCTCTGGTCGTCGCCTCCTACGCCGCCGCCGACTTCTGCACGGAAATGTTCCGAATGAAAAAGATCCGTGTGCCGGAGGATATCCGGCTCGTCGCCTTCACCGACGAAGAGGGAGAAGACAATCCCAATTACATCACCATGCGTTTCGATTCCGTCGAAATGGGCCGCCTCGCCATGGAACGGCTGCTGCGCAAGATCGGGCAGCCCGAACGGAAGCCCCATCACATCATCGTGCCGATGCGTTTCAGCATGAAACAAGATAAGGAGAAGAGATGA
- a CDS encoding DUF1559 domain-containing protein, translating to MRHGKFTLIELLVVIAIITILAALLLPALNRAREKARETSCINNLKQIGAIHLFYAADNKDLLLAAAPVNYPQRWNSYFYAWGYLSGITSNGKTAWDPAAEFNKHGFWNCPTQPVAKSVEQSSYGVPDGNSSLGPAGTAGSYYRALNRMNPKDIICADSVRQGGAWPQTYNIHSGTGDLNTGSNANKVIHLRHSGFTRAHGVIVDGHVERMDMGYLKGLGLYHCTNFPAFQDAWND from the coding sequence ATGAGACATGGAAAATTTACATTGATCGAGCTTCTGGTCGTGATCGCGATCATCACCATCCTGGCGGCGCTGCTGCTGCCCGCCCTGAACAGGGCGCGGGAGAAAGCGCGGGAAACCTCCTGCATCAACAACCTCAAACAGATCGGCGCAATCCATCTTTTTTACGCGGCCGACAATAAGGATCTCCTGCTGGCGGCAGCTCCCGTCAATTATCCTCAGCGCTGGAATAGTTATTTTTACGCATGGGGATATCTGTCCGGAATCACTTCCAACGGCAAAACAGCGTGGGATCCCGCCGCGGAGTTCAACAAACACGGATTCTGGAATTGTCCGACCCAACCGGTAGCAAAGAGTGTCGAGCAAAGCAGCTACGGCGTTCCGGACGGCAACTCGTCCCTGGGACCGGCGGGAACGGCCGGCAGTTACTACCGGGCGCTCAACCGCATGAACCCGAAAGACATCATCTGCGCCGACAGCGTCCGGCAGGGAGGCGCCTGGCCGCAAACCTACAACATCCATTCCGGAACCGGCGACCTGAACACGGGCAGCAACGCCAACAAGGTAATCCACCTGCGCCACAGCGGCTTCACCCGTGCCCACGGAGTCATCGTCGACGGGCATGTCGAACGAATGGACATGGGCTACCTGAAGGGGCTCGGCCTTTATCACTGCACCAATTTCCCGGCATTTCAGGATGCGTGGAATGATTGA
- a CDS encoding type II secretion system protein, which yields MKRSLFTLIELLVVIAIIAILASLLLPALHRAREAAYGSQCVGSLKSIGQASSLYSGDNNDFIVEARSAAGIMNQLDEKSATWSWQLYRYTNSIKVFHCKLDRYANSFRRDTHPLSYAINAPAHAKDPQETGLRYPATSPSGKKYGSIRNASSKFLFICINKACERYSEKSPGVEGPAVGFSNSGDCFDYQTAHFAPFGRHNAGIYYNGHSGDSTNVCMVDGSVRNFKTYEIIGYWNYSSDYLPAKRHWDLTYQ from the coding sequence ATGAAAAGAAGTCTCTTCACCCTGATCGAATTGCTGGTCGTAATTGCAATCATCGCAATCCTCGCCTCGCTCCTGCTGCCGGCGCTCCACAGGGCGCGCGAAGCGGCCTACGGGTCGCAATGCGTCGGCAGCCTCAAGTCGATCGGCCAGGCCTCGTCCCTCTACTCCGGCGACAACAATGACTTCATCGTCGAAGCGCGAAGCGCCGCCGGAATCATGAACCAGCTCGACGAGAAGAGCGCGACATGGTCCTGGCAGCTCTACCGATACACAAACAGCATCAAGGTATTCCACTGCAAGCTCGACCGGTACGCCAACAGCTTCCGGCGCGACACCCATCCGCTCTCCTACGCGATCAATGCACCCGCCCACGCCAAAGATCCTCAGGAAACGGGATTGCGTTATCCGGCCACCTCCCCTTCCGGCAAGAAATACGGCTCCATCCGCAATGCCTCTTCCAAGTTCCTGTTCATCTGCATCAACAAGGCCTGCGAACGCTACTCCGAAAAGAGCCCCGGCGTCGAGGGTCCGGCGGTCGGTTTCTCCAACAGCGGCGACTGCTTCGATTACCAGACCGCCCATTTCGCGCCGTTCGGACGGCACAATGCCGGCATCTATTACAACGGCCACAGCGGCGACAGCACGAATGTCTGCATGGTCGACGGCAGCGTCCGCAATTTCAAAACCTATGAGATCATCGGTTACTGGAACTACTCCTCCGACTATCTCCCGGCCAAACGCCACTGGGACCTCACCTATCAGTGA
- a CDS encoding prepilin-type N-terminal cleavage/methylation domain-containing protein, with amino-acid sequence MRTRGFTLIELLVVIAIIAILASMLMPALNSARARAYNVSCINHLKQLGSAVFLYADDNKGFTVPGGKNTDGSNLSDSYGYRQPLAVKLLRSYAGKAENIEPGEMVGRNPKIYYCPVTLKSWNVGVESADNEMFGYYYFGWKEVYPPYDRKPLLIGRDNESFWGAVRGSWFGKDTPKDVVFCDVFYGQGSVRNVIQSHVEGRDGTAAKGTNAVLLDGSCTVFPPYAGM; translated from the coding sequence ATGAGAACACGCGGTTTTACATTGATTGAACTTTTAGTGGTTATTGCGATCATCGCAATCCTGGCTTCCATGCTCATGCCGGCTCTGAACTCGGCCCGTGCCCGTGCCTATAACGTGAGCTGCATCAACCATCTTAAACAACTCGGTTCTGCCGTCTTTCTGTATGCCGATGACAATAAGGGCTTTACTGTCCCGGGCGGTAAAAATACGGATGGCAGCAACCTGAGCGACAGTTACGGCTACCGGCAGCCGCTGGCCGTAAAATTGCTGCGCAGCTATGCCGGCAAGGCGGAAAACATTGAACCCGGCGAAATGGTCGGCAGGAATCCCAAAATCTATTATTGTCCGGTGACGCTCAAGAGCTGGAATGTCGGGGTGGAGTCGGCTGACAATGAAATGTTCGGTTATTACTATTTCGGCTGGAAGGAGGTCTATCCGCCCTACGACCGGAAGCCGCTGCTGATCGGGCGCGATAATGAATCCTTCTGGGGAGCGGTTCGGGGAAGCTGGTTCGGGAAAGATACTCCGAAAGATGTGGTGTTCTGCGATGTTTTCTATGGACAGGGCAGTGTCAGGAATGTGATCCAGAGCCATGTGGAAGGCCGTGACGGCACTGCGGCAAAAGGCACCAATGCGGTACTTCTGGACGGTTCCTGCACGGTCTTTCCCCCCTATGCCGGAATGTGA
- a CDS encoding 3-isopropylmalate dehydratase small subunit: protein MKNFNGKILFLDRSDINTDEIIPAKYLTELTKAALKPYCLEDLSLAGFDPKKDIAGKSAVVTRANFGCGSSREHAPWVLECNGINIVIAENFARIFRQNMFNCGLMAISLDRAAIDEIFKTFAGTDAELTTDIENRTFTISNGAVTKVYPFTVGEFDLELVKAGGWVNYADSKY from the coding sequence ATGAAAAACTTCAACGGAAAAATTCTGTTTCTGGACCGTTCCGACATCAACACCGACGAGATCATCCCGGCCAAATACCTGACCGAGCTGACCAAGGCGGCCCTGAAGCCGTACTGCCTCGAGGATCTTTCGCTGGCCGGATTCGACCCGAAGAAGGACATCGCCGGCAAGAGCGCGGTGGTGACCCGGGCGAATTTCGGCTGCGGCTCCTCGCGCGAGCATGCGCCGTGGGTGCTCGAATGCAACGGCATCAACATCGTGATCGCCGAGAATTTCGCGCGTATTTTCCGGCAGAACATGTTCAACTGCGGACTCATGGCGATTTCGCTCGACCGCGCCGCGATCGACGAAATTTTCAAGACTTTCGCCGGGACCGACGCGGAGCTGACCACCGACATCGAAAACCGGACCTTCACGATTTCGAACGGAGCGGTCACGAAGGTTTATCCGTTCACCGTCGGCGAATTCGACCTTGAACTCGTCAAGGCGGGCGGCTGGGTCAACTACGCCGACAGCAAATACTGA